A window from Triticum aestivum cultivar Chinese Spring chromosome 6D, IWGSC CS RefSeq v2.1, whole genome shotgun sequence encodes these proteins:
- the LOC123142181 gene encoding LOB domain-containing protein 16, producing MAAAAAAGAGGVAAGVAGSPCGACKFLRRRCVAECVFAPYFSSDQGAARFAAIHKVFGASNAAKLLAHLPLADRCEAVVTITYEAQSRLRDPVYGCVAQIFALQQQVAILQAQLMQARAQIACGVQSTTSPVSHQWPDSTSSSIASLLRQQEVNSGSFATGGALLPELMGGDVSMLQQHCGGKVEGGGGGAGDLQYLAQAMMRSSNYSL from the exons ATGGCTGCGGCGGCTGCTGCTGGTGCTGGTGGTGTTGCGGCGGGAGTGGCGGGGTCGCCGTGCGGGGCGTGCAAGTTCCTGCGGCGGCGGTGCGTGGCGGAGTGCGTCTTCGCGCCCTACTTCAGCTCCGACCAGGGCGCGGCGCGCTTCGCGGCCATCCACAAGGTCTTCGGCGCCAGCAACGCCGCCAAGCTGCTCGCGCACCTGCCCCTGGCCGACCGCTGCGAGGCCGTCGTCACCATCACCTACGAGGCCCAGTCCCGCCTCCGCGACCCCGTCTACGGCTGCGTCGCCCAGATCTTCGCCCTCCAGCAGCAG GTCGCGATCCTGCAGGCGCAGCTGATGCAGGCCAGGGCGCAGATCGCGTGCGGCGTCCAGAGCACCACCTCGCCGGTGAGCCACCAGTGGCCGGACAGCACCAGCAGCAGCATCGCCTCCCTGCTCCGGCAGCAGGAGGTCAATAGCGGCAGCTTCGCCACCGGCGGAGCGCTTCTGCCAGAGCTCATGGGTGGGGACGTGTCCATGCTGCAGCAGCATTGCGGCGGCAAGGTggagggcggtggcggcggcgccggggACCTCCAGTACCTGGCTCAGGCCATGATGCGAAGCTCCAACTACTCCCTGTAG
- the LOC123144438 gene encoding BTB/POZ and MATH domain-containing protein 2-like gives MAEPCKISAAIVAESEERSRSYAFKIDGYSRTKRLIKDHESVTSPPFCVGGHDWILSYVPKNGVLVSVYLVLDSAGAKDVKAKVRFSLLDKDGVPVPSCSHTIPEHVFPGKGSAWGVVNFVKPEDLERSPHLIDDCFTIRCDVTVMKEFKGQQNGWFVKVPPSDLHRHLGDFLKSGDGTDVTFQVDGKTFSAHRSVLAARSPVFKAQLFGAMKESSDDLIMVDDMEADVFGPLLHFIYTDSLPQMTREGDDAVAASHLLVAADRYDVQRLKLICEEKLCSHIDTDTVATSLVLAEQHSCHGLKEACLQFLASPAKLEAMKASDGYVHLKSSCPSVLKELIARLLPVELKAAKDIVMEI, from the coding sequence ATGGCGGAGCCCTGCAAGATTTCTGCTGCCATTGTAGCCGAGTCCGAGGAGAGGTCAAGGTCATATGCCTTCAAGATAGATGGATACTCAAGAACCAAGCGGCTGATCAAGGACCACGAGAGCGTGACATCTCCCCCTTTCTGCGTCGGAGGTCACGACTGGATCCTTTCGTACGTCCCCAAAAATGGAGTTCTAGTATCCGTCTACCTGGTTCTCGATTCCGCTGGCGCAAAAGACGTGAAGGCAAAGGTCAGGTTCTCTTTACTCGACAAGGACGGCGTCCCGGTGCCGTCGTGCAGCCACACCATCCCTGAACATGTCTTCCCAGGCAAAGGATCAGCCTGGGGAGTCGTCAATTTCGTTAAGCCAGAGGATCTGGAGCGATCGCCGCACCTGATAGATGACTGCTTCACCATCCGTTGCGACGTCACGGTCATGAAGGAGTTCAAGGGCCAACAAAATGGCTGGTTCGTCAAGGTCCCTCCGAGCGACTTGCACCGGCATCTCGGCGACTTTCTGAAGAGCGGGGATGGAACGGACGTGACCTTCCAAGTCGACGGCAAGACCTTCTCGGCCCATCGGTCCGTGCTCGCTGCTCGGTCGCCTGTGTTCAAGGCGCAGCTCttcggcgccatgaaggagagttCTGATGATCTGATTATGGTCGATGACATGGAAGCCGACGTCTTCGGACCCTTGCTCCATTTCATATACACGGACTCGCTGCCGCAGATGACCCGTGAGGGAGACGATGCGGTGGCAGCTAGCCATCTTCTTGTAGCGGCGGACAGGTACGACGTCCAGAGGCTGAAGCTCATCTGCGAGGAGAAACTGTGCAGCCACATTGACACCGACACTGTGGCGACCAGCTTGGTTCTGGCTGAGCAACATAGCTGCCATGGGCTCAAGGAAGCATGTCTACAGTTCCTTGCTTCTCCGGCCAAATTGGAGGCGATGAAAGCAAGCGATGGCTACGTGCATCTCAAAAGCAGTTGCCCGTCTGTTCTCAAGGAGTTGATCGCTAGACTCCTGCCCGTTGAACTGAAAGCGGCCAAGGACATTGTCATGGAAATTTAG